Proteins encoded in a region of the Streptomyces sp. NBC_00513 genome:
- a CDS encoding RNA polymerase sigma factor: MSASTSRTLPPEIADSESVMALIERGKAEGQIAGDDVRRAFEADQIPATQWKNVLRSLNQILEEEGVTLMVSAAESPKRTTRKSVAAKSPAKRTATKTVATKTTVARTVTDAAPEAVPAEPDTVDALAEEPGAEPAAKKTAAKKTAAKKAAPAKKTAAKKTAAKKTAAKKGSDEADEESTEEGSGAVKAESESEEEDGGESKGFVISDDEDDAPAQQVAVAGATADPVKDYLKQIGKVPLLNAEQEVELAKRIEAGLFAEDKLANSDKLAPKLKRELEIIAEDGRRAKNHLLEANLRLVVSLAKRYTGRGMLFLDLIQEGNLGLIRAVEKFDYTKGYKFSTYATWWIRQAITRAMADQARTIRIPVHMVEVINKLARVQRQMLQDLGREPTPEELAKELDMTPEKVIEVQKYGREPISLHTPLGEDGDSEFGDLIEDSEAVVPADAVSFTLLQEQLHSVLDTLSEREAGVVSMRFGLTDGQPKTLDEIGKVYGVTRERIRQIESKTMSKLRHPSRSQVLRDYLD, translated from the coding sequence GTGTCGGCCAGCACATCCCGTACGCTCCCGCCGGAGATCGCCGATTCCGAGTCTGTGATGGCGCTCATCGAGCGGGGCAAGGCCGAGGGGCAGATCGCCGGCGATGACGTGCGTCGGGCCTTCGAGGCTGACCAGATTCCTGCGACCCAGTGGAAGAATGTTCTGCGCAGCCTCAACCAGATCCTCGAGGAAGAGGGTGTGACGCTGATGGTCAGTGCCGCGGAGTCGCCCAAGCGCACCACCCGAAAGAGCGTCGCAGCGAAGAGCCCGGCCAAGCGGACGGCCACCAAGACCGTCGCGACCAAGACGACCGTCGCCCGGACCGTCACCGACGCCGCCCCCGAGGCGGTGCCGGCCGAACCGGACACCGTGGACGCCCTCGCGGAGGAGCCCGGGGCCGAGCCCGCCGCCAAGAAGACCGCGGCGAAGAAGACGGCGGCCAAGAAGGCCGCCCCTGCCAAGAAGACCGCCGCGAAGAAGACGGCCGCGAAGAAGACGGCGGCCAAGAAGGGCTCCGACGAGGCCGACGAGGAGTCGACCGAGGAAGGCTCCGGCGCGGTCAAGGCCGAGTCCGAATCCGAGGAGGAGGACGGCGGCGAGAGCAAGGGCTTCGTCATCTCGGACGACGAGGACGACGCGCCGGCCCAGCAGGTCGCCGTGGCGGGGGCCACCGCGGACCCCGTCAAGGACTACCTCAAGCAGATCGGAAAGGTTCCGCTCCTCAACGCCGAGCAGGAGGTCGAGCTCGCCAAGCGCATCGAGGCGGGCCTGTTCGCCGAGGACAAGCTGGCGAACTCCGACAAGCTGGCGCCCAAGCTCAAGCGCGAGCTGGAGATCATCGCTGAGGACGGCCGCCGGGCCAAGAACCACCTGCTGGAAGCCAACCTCCGCCTCGTGGTCTCCCTCGCCAAGCGCTACACGGGCCGCGGCATGCTCTTCCTCGACCTGATCCAGGAAGGCAACCTGGGTCTGATCCGCGCGGTGGAGAAGTTCGACTACACCAAGGGCTACAAGTTCTCCACGTACGCCACCTGGTGGATCCGTCAGGCGATCACCCGCGCCATGGCCGACCAGGCCCGCACCATCCGCATCCCGGTGCACATGGTCGAAGTGATCAACAAGCTGGCCCGTGTCCAGCGGCAGATGCTCCAGGACCTGGGGCGCGAGCCCACCCCGGAGGAGCTGGCCAAGGAACTCGACATGACCCCCGAGAAGGTCATCGAGGTCCAGAAGTACGGGCGAGAGCCGATCTCCCTGCACACCCCGCTCGGCGAGGACGGGGACAGCGAGTTCGGTGACCTCATCGAGGACTCCGAGGCGGTCGTACCCGCCGACGCGGTGAGCTTCACGCTCCTGCAGGAGCAGCTGCACTCGGTGCTCGACACCCTGAGCGAGCGCGAGGCGGGCGTGGTCTCGATGCGCTTCGGCCTGACGGACGGGCAGCCCAAGACCCTCGACGAGATCGGCAAGGTCTACGGGGTCACCCGCGAGCGCATCCGCCAGATCGAGTCGAAGACCATGTCGAAGCTGCGCCACCCGTCGCGTTCGCAGGTGCTGCGCGACTACCTCGACTGA
- a CDS encoding sensor histidine kinase, with translation MSARRLGLPRRAVSQILLTQLAIAAGVAVLATGLFLAPLGAQLDDQAMRRALAIAQSAAADPSLAADLLDSGPDGDGPVQSAAERIRSATGAEYVVVVDLRGIRRSHPDPSRIGLPVSTDPGDALAGREVMEIDDGTLGRSARGKVPLLAADGEIVGAVSVGIAYDSVRERLLGAIPGLLAYAGGALAAGALAAYLLSRRIQRQTRDLAFSDIAGLLSEREAMLHSIREGVIALDRHGRIRLVNDEAARLLGLDPAASGTVAGRALDEVLGAGRTTDVLAGRIDGRDLLTVQGPRVLVANRMPTDDGGAVATLRDRTELEHLGRELDSTRGLIDALRAQDHEHANRLHTLLGLLELDLYEEAVEFVTEVVGVHRSTAEQVTEKVRDPLLAALLVGKTTVAAERGVPLRLAPSTLLPDRVVDPGGLVTITGNLVDNALDAAAGSTAPLVEVELRAEGRTAILMVRDSGPGVPAERREEIFTEGWSTKQPTAHRERGLGLALVRRLAERQGGTVRAGESADGGAEFSVVLPEALR, from the coding sequence ATGAGCGCTCGGCGCCTCGGGCTGCCCAGAAGGGCCGTCTCCCAGATCCTGCTGACCCAGCTCGCCATCGCGGCCGGCGTGGCGGTCCTGGCCACCGGCCTCTTCCTGGCGCCGCTCGGAGCGCAACTGGACGACCAGGCCATGCGGCGCGCCCTGGCCATCGCCCAGAGCGCCGCCGCCGACCCCTCGCTGGCCGCCGACCTCCTCGACTCGGGCCCGGATGGCGACGGCCCCGTGCAGTCCGCCGCCGAACGGATCCGCAGTGCCACCGGCGCCGAGTACGTGGTCGTCGTCGACCTCCGGGGCATCCGGCGCTCCCACCCCGACCCGAGCCGCATCGGCCTGCCCGTCTCCACCGACCCCGGCGACGCCTTGGCGGGCCGCGAGGTCATGGAGATCGACGACGGCACCCTGGGCCGCTCCGCCCGCGGCAAGGTCCCGCTCCTGGCCGCCGACGGGGAGATCGTCGGCGCGGTCTCCGTCGGCATCGCCTACGACAGCGTCCGCGAGCGACTGCTGGGAGCCATCCCCGGCCTGCTCGCCTACGCGGGCGGCGCCCTGGCCGCGGGCGCCCTCGCCGCCTACCTGCTCTCCCGCCGCATCCAGCGACAGACCCGCGACCTGGCCTTCTCCGACATCGCCGGCCTCCTCTCGGAGCGCGAGGCGATGCTGCACTCCATCCGCGAAGGCGTGATCGCACTCGACCGGCACGGACGGATCCGGCTGGTCAACGACGAGGCCGCCCGACTGCTGGGCCTCGACCCCGCCGCATCGGGCACCGTCGCCGGACGCGCGCTGGACGAGGTACTCGGCGCGGGCCGTACCACGGACGTCCTCGCGGGCCGGATCGACGGACGGGACCTGCTCACCGTCCAGGGGCCCCGCGTCCTGGTCGCCAACCGGATGCCCACCGACGACGGCGGAGCCGTCGCCACGCTGCGGGACCGCACCGAACTGGAACACCTCGGACGCGAGCTGGACTCCACGCGCGGACTGATCGACGCCCTGCGCGCCCAGGACCACGAACACGCGAACCGGCTCCACACCCTGCTCGGTCTCCTGGAGCTCGACCTGTACGAGGAGGCCGTGGAGTTCGTGACCGAGGTCGTCGGGGTGCACCGCAGCACCGCCGAGCAGGTCACCGAGAAGGTCCGGGACCCCCTGCTGGCGGCCCTCCTGGTCGGCAAGACGACCGTGGCCGCGGAGCGTGGCGTCCCGCTCCGCCTGGCCCCCTCCACGCTGCTGCCCGACCGGGTGGTGGACCCCGGCGGCCTCGTCACCATCACGGGCAACCTGGTGGACAACGCCCTCGACGCGGCGGCCGGCTCGACCGCCCCGCTGGTCGAGGTCGAGCTGCGCGCCGAGGGACGTACGGCGATCCTCATGGTCCGGGACAGTGGCCCCGGCGTACCCGCCGAGCGCCGCGAGGAGATCTTCACCGAGGGCTGGTCGACGAAACAGCCCACGGCCCACCGCGAACGCGGACTGGGCCTCGCACTCGTTCGTCGCCTCGCGGAGCGGCAGGGCGGTACCGTCCGGGCCGGCGAGAGCGCGGACGGAGGGGCGGAATTCTCCGTCGTGCTCCCGGAGGCCCTGCGATGA
- a CDS encoding trypsin-like serine protease — protein sequence MRRPFARALAGALTLVAGAAAAPLARMPQAAADSVVIGGQPVKVADSPWVVALASRDRFGGTRGGQFCGGVIVAPTTVVTAAHCLGRQVLGGPVESVPDLRVIAGRTELRATDGREIAVRAARVNPAYDSASNAGDLAVLELAEAVPANQVLPMADKGHPAYEAGTEASVYGWGDTSGFGDYAYGLRAARVEILADRVCEDAYPGDVDGQYRAASMVCAGDKDGGKDACQGDSGGPLVARGRLIGVVSWGRGCGRADSPGVYTRISPLVGFVSGSERGARPVGEREVP from the coding sequence ATGCGTCGTCCCTTTGCCCGTGCCCTGGCGGGCGCGCTGACCCTGGTGGCGGGAGCGGCCGCCGCGCCGCTGGCCCGGATGCCGCAGGCGGCCGCGGACAGCGTGGTGATCGGCGGGCAGCCGGTGAAGGTGGCGGACAGCCCCTGGGTCGTGGCCCTGGCCAGCCGTGACCGGTTCGGGGGTACCCGTGGCGGCCAGTTCTGCGGGGGCGTGATCGTCGCCCCGACGACCGTGGTGACGGCGGCCCACTGCCTGGGTCGCCAGGTGCTGGGCGGCCCGGTCGAGTCCGTGCCGGACCTCCGAGTGATCGCGGGCCGTACGGAGCTCCGTGCGACGGACGGTCGGGAGATCGCGGTGCGGGCGGCGCGGGTGAACCCGGCGTACGACTCCGCGAGCAACGCCGGCGACCTCGCCGTCCTCGAACTCGCGGAGGCGGTGCCGGCGAATCAGGTGCTCCCCATGGCGGACAAGGGCCACCCGGCCTACGAGGCCGGCACCGAGGCGTCCGTGTACGGCTGGGGGGACACCAGCGGCTTCGGCGACTACGCGTACGGCCTGCGGGCCGCACGCGTGGAGATCCTCGCAGACCGGGTCTGCGAGGACGCGTACCCGGGGGACGTGGACGGTCAGTACCGAGCCGCCTCCATGGTGTGCGCGGGGGACAAGGACGGCGGCAAGGACGCCTGCCAGGGGGACAGCGGCGGGCCGCTCGTGGCCCGGGGGCGGCTCATCGGGGTCGTGTCCTGGGGGCGGGGTTGCGGCAGGGCCGACAGCCCGGGCGTGTACACCCGGATCTCCCCGCTGGTCGGCTTCGTGAGCGGCTCCGAGAGGGGCGCGCGGCCGGTCGGGGAGCGGGAGGTCCCGTAG
- a CDS encoding response regulator — translation MNESPVHVLVVDDDMRVARINAAYVAKVPGFRVIAQAHSAAEALAFLDTHDVDLILLDHYLPDENGLDLVRRLRQRGHHTDVIMVTAARDLATVQAAMRLGALQYMVKPFAFAGLRARLEAYGALRRTLETGGEAEQAEVDRIFGALASAGTPNDLPKGHSPPTADLVRQVLRTAEGPLSTQQIADRAGISRQTAQRYLKLLDRTGRVTLALRYGETGRPEHRYAWRHSDPGAAH, via the coding sequence ATGAACGAGTCCCCGGTTCACGTATTGGTCGTCGACGACGACATGCGTGTTGCCCGGATCAACGCGGCGTACGTGGCGAAGGTTCCCGGATTCCGGGTGATCGCCCAAGCGCACTCGGCAGCGGAGGCGTTGGCGTTCCTGGACACCCACGACGTGGACCTGATCCTCCTGGACCACTACCTCCCCGACGAGAACGGCCTGGACCTGGTCCGGCGGCTGCGCCAACGGGGCCACCACACCGACGTCATCATGGTGACGGCCGCCCGCGACCTCGCCACCGTGCAGGCCGCCATGCGACTCGGCGCCCTCCAGTACATGGTGAAGCCGTTCGCCTTCGCCGGGCTGCGGGCCCGCCTGGAGGCGTACGGCGCCCTGCGGCGCACCCTGGAGACCGGAGGGGAGGCGGAACAGGCCGAAGTGGACCGCATCTTCGGCGCCCTGGCCTCGGCCGGCACCCCGAACGACCTGCCCAAGGGCCACTCGCCGCCGACCGCCGACCTGGTCCGCCAGGTGCTGCGCACGGCCGAGGGGCCGCTCTCCACCCAGCAGATCGCCGATCGCGCCGGCATCAGCCGTCAGACGGCCCAGCGCTACCTCAAGCTCCTGGACCGCACGGGTCGCGTCACCCTCGCCCTGCGCTACGGAGAGACGGGCCGCCCGGAACACCGTTACGCCTGGCGCCACTCCGATCCCGGCGCCGCGCACTGA
- a CDS encoding DUF485 domain-containing protein — MEKHEGRDAGTIRLDDPWYDALAVGWGEGEVAETVPPRPVAGDRPATGASDIYLEVQRSAAFQEVRSRYRRFVVPATAGFFLWYVAYVVAATAAPGIMARPVVGSINVALLAGLGQFLSTFLLTWAYARHARLRRDRAALDLRWTVFEQERDQERIRTWEAGR; from the coding sequence GTGGAGAAGCACGAAGGTCGTGATGCCGGAACGATCCGGCTCGACGACCCCTGGTACGACGCGTTGGCGGTCGGCTGGGGGGAGGGCGAGGTAGCGGAAACGGTCCCTCCGCGCCCGGTCGCCGGCGACCGGCCCGCAACCGGGGCCTCGGACATCTACCTGGAAGTGCAGCGAAGCGCCGCCTTCCAGGAGGTACGCAGCCGCTACCGGAGGTTCGTCGTACCCGCGACCGCCGGCTTCTTCCTCTGGTACGTCGCCTACGTGGTCGCGGCGACCGCGGCGCCGGGCATCATGGCCCGGCCGGTGGTGGGATCGATCAACGTGGCCCTGCTGGCGGGACTGGGCCAGTTCCTGAGCACGTTCCTCCTCACCTGGGCGTACGCGCGGCACGCGCGGCTGCGCCGCGACCGGGCCGCGCTCGACCTGCGCTGGACCGTCTTCGAGCAGGAGCGGGACCAGGAGCGCATCCGGACCTGGGAGGCGGGCCGGTGA
- a CDS encoding cation acetate symporter — MTTEHQTLALILFSVFIAVTLGITTWVSRNRHGSAEEFYAGGRLFSPMENGFAIAGDYMSAASFLGISGLIALFGYDGLLYSVGFLVAWLVVLFLVAELVRNCGRFTLADVVAARMSERPVRIAAGASSVVVSVLYLVAQMVGAGSLVGLLLGNSSAGARTLTVVGVGALMVVYVSFGGMRATTWIQIVKAVLLMGGAVTLTVLVLLRFHGNFDQLLATAAERSGHGAKFLNPGLKYGGDWAARFDFMSLGLALVLGTAGLPHILSRFYTVPTARAARRSVVWAIGLIGGFYLMTIVLGFGAAALLGPEQVRASNASGNTAVPLLAAFLGGGAESTGGAVLFAFVAAIAFATILAVVAGITLASSASVAHDLYASLKRRHAKQRSEVAVARVAAVGIGAAAIGLGLVAQNLNVAFLVGLAFAVAASANLPVLLYSLFWREFTTRGAVWSVYGGLVPAVLLVVLSPVVSGSPESLFPGVDFQYFPLQNPGIISIPLGFLAGWLGTVTSTEEPDIRKHAETEVRSLTGAGAV, encoded by the coding sequence GTGACCACCGAACACCAGACCCTCGCGCTGATCCTGTTCAGCGTCTTCATCGCGGTCACGCTGGGCATCACCACCTGGGTCAGTCGCAACCGACACGGGTCGGCCGAAGAGTTCTACGCGGGTGGGCGATTGTTCTCCCCGATGGAGAACGGATTCGCCATCGCGGGCGACTACATGTCCGCGGCCTCCTTCCTCGGCATCTCCGGACTGATCGCCCTCTTCGGCTACGACGGTCTGCTGTACTCGGTCGGCTTCCTGGTGGCCTGGCTGGTCGTGCTCTTCCTCGTCGCCGAACTGGTCCGCAACTGCGGCCGGTTCACTCTCGCCGACGTGGTCGCCGCCCGGATGAGCGAGCGGCCCGTCCGGATCGCGGCCGGGGCTTCCTCGGTGGTGGTGTCCGTGCTCTACCTCGTGGCGCAAATGGTCGGCGCGGGCAGCCTGGTGGGCCTGCTGCTGGGCAACTCGAGCGCCGGCGCACGGACGTTGACCGTGGTCGGCGTCGGCGCGTTGATGGTGGTTTACGTGTCCTTCGGGGGGATGCGGGCCACCACCTGGATCCAGATCGTGAAGGCCGTGCTGCTCATGGGCGGCGCCGTGACGCTGACCGTCCTGGTGCTGCTGCGCTTCCACGGGAACTTCGACCAGTTGCTGGCCACCGCCGCCGAACGCAGCGGCCACGGGGCCAAGTTCCTGAACCCCGGCCTCAAGTACGGGGGAGACTGGGCCGCCCGCTTCGACTTCATGAGCCTCGGCCTCGCCCTGGTCCTGGGCACGGCCGGGCTGCCGCACATCCTGTCGCGCTTCTACACGGTGCCGACGGCGCGTGCGGCCCGGCGGTCGGTGGTCTGGGCGATCGGCCTGATCGGCGGCTTCTACCTGATGACCATCGTGCTCGGCTTCGGGGCGGCCGCCCTGCTCGGTCCCGAGCAGGTACGGGCCTCCAACGCCTCGGGGAACACGGCGGTTCCGCTGCTGGCGGCATTCCTGGGAGGCGGCGCCGAGAGCACCGGGGGCGCGGTCCTGTTCGCCTTCGTGGCGGCCATCGCCTTCGCGACGATCCTCGCGGTGGTCGCCGGGATCACCCTGGCGTCCTCGGCTTCCGTGGCGCACGACCTGTACGCCTCGCTCAAGCGGCGGCACGCCAAGCAGCGCAGCGAGGTCGCGGTGGCGCGGGTCGCCGCGGTAGGGATCGGCGCGGCGGCGATCGGCCTCGGACTGGTCGCGCAGAACCTGAACGTGGCCTTCCTGGTGGGCTTGGCCTTCGCGGTGGCCGCCTCGGCGAACCTTCCGGTGCTGCTGTACTCGCTGTTCTGGCGTGAGTTCACCACCCGCGGGGCCGTCTGGTCCGTTTACGGGGGACTGGTGCCGGCGGTACTGCTGGTGGTGCTGTCGCCCGTGGTGTCCGGCAGTCCGGAGTCGCTCTTCCCTGGCGTGGACTTCCAGTACTTCCCGCTCCAGAACCCGGGGATCATCTCGATTCCGCTGGGCTTCCTGGCGGGGTGGCTCGGCACGGTCACCTCGACGGAGGAGCCGGACATCCGCAAGCACGCGGAGACGGAGGTCCGTTCGTTGACGGGCGCCGGGGCGGTGTGA
- a CDS encoding type IIA DNA topoisomerase subunit B has protein sequence MTADTSVPSSALLSGADRDGSNYTARHLLVLEGLEAVRKRPGMYIGSTDSRGLMHCLWEIIDNSVDEALGGYCDHIEVILHEDSSVEVRDNGRGIPVDVEPKTGLSGIEVVMTKLHAGGKFGGGSYAASGGLHGVGASVVNALSARLDVEVDRNSSTHGISFRRGVPGMFTEQGPDSPFDPANGLRKVKRIAKGKTGTRVRYWADRQIFLKDAKLNLETLYQRARQTAFLVPGLTLVVRDERGIDGAGKTEETFRFDGGISEFCEYLAQDKAVCDVLRLSGTGTFKETVPVLDDRGHMTPTEVTRELGVDIALRWGTGYETNVKSFVNIIATPKGGTHVSGFERSIAKTVNEVLRSAKLLRVAEDDVVKDDAMEGMTAVVTVRLAEPQFEGQTKEVLGTSAATRIVAAVVAKELKAFLTSTKRDDKQQARSVMEKIVAAARTRIAARQHKEAQRRKTALESSSLPAKLADCRSDDVDRSELFIVEGDSALGTAKLARNSEFQALLPIRGKILNVQKSSVSDMLKNAECGAIIQVIGAGSGRTFDLDAARYGKIVLLVDADVDGAHIRCLLLTLFQRYMRPMVEAGRVFAAVPPLHRIELVQPKKGQDKYVYTYSDNELRQTLLEYQRKNIRYKDAIQRYKGLGEMDADQLAETTMDPRFRTLRRINIGDLDSAESVFDLLMGNEVAPRKEFITSSAATLDRSRIDA, from the coding sequence GTGACCGCCGACACGTCCGTGCCTTCCAGCGCGCTGCTGTCCGGAGCAGACCGGGACGGTTCCAACTACACCGCGCGGCACCTGCTCGTCCTCGAGGGCCTCGAGGCCGTCCGCAAGCGCCCCGGGATGTATATCGGGTCCACCGACAGCCGTGGCCTGATGCACTGCCTCTGGGAGATCATCGACAATTCCGTCGATGAGGCCCTGGGTGGCTACTGCGACCACATCGAGGTGATCCTCCACGAGGACTCCTCCGTCGAGGTCCGGGACAACGGCCGCGGCATCCCCGTGGACGTTGAGCCCAAGACCGGCCTGTCCGGCATCGAGGTCGTCATGACCAAGCTGCACGCCGGCGGCAAGTTCGGAGGCGGCTCGTACGCGGCCTCCGGCGGCCTGCACGGCGTCGGCGCCTCCGTGGTCAACGCCCTCTCCGCCCGCCTCGACGTCGAGGTCGACCGCAACAGCTCCACGCACGGCATCAGCTTCCGCCGCGGCGTCCCCGGGATGTTCACGGAGCAGGGGCCCGACAGCCCCTTCGACCCCGCCAACGGGCTGCGCAAGGTCAAGCGGATCGCCAAGGGCAAGACCGGCACCCGGGTCCGCTACTGGGCCGACCGGCAGATCTTCCTCAAGGACGCCAAGCTCAACCTGGAGACGCTCTACCAGCGCGCCCGCCAGACCGCCTTCCTGGTACCCGGCCTGACCCTCGTGGTCCGCGACGAGCGCGGCATCGACGGCGCCGGGAAGACCGAGGAGACCTTCCGCTTCGACGGGGGCATCAGCGAGTTCTGCGAGTACCTGGCCCAGGACAAGGCCGTCTGCGACGTGCTGCGCCTGAGCGGGACGGGCACCTTCAAGGAGACCGTGCCGGTCCTGGACGACCGCGGCCACATGACCCCCACCGAGGTCACCCGCGAGCTGGGCGTGGACATCGCCCTGCGCTGGGGCACCGGGTACGAGACCAACGTCAAGTCGTTCGTGAACATCATCGCCACCCCCAAGGGCGGCACCCACGTGTCCGGCTTCGAGCGCTCGATCGCCAAGACCGTCAACGAGGTGCTGCGCTCGGCGAAGCTGCTGCGCGTGGCCGAGGACGACGTGGTCAAGGACGACGCGATGGAGGGCATGACGGCCGTTGTCACCGTCCGTCTCGCCGAGCCGCAGTTCGAGGGCCAGACCAAGGAGGTGCTGGGCACCTCCGCGGCCACCCGGATCGTCGCCGCCGTGGTCGCGAAGGAGCTCAAGGCGTTCCTGACCTCGACGAAGCGGGACGACAAGCAGCAGGCGCGTTCCGTGATGGAGAAGATCGTCGCGGCCGCCCGGACCAGGATCGCCGCACGTCAGCACAAGGAGGCGCAGCGTCGCAAGACGGCCCTGGAGTCCTCCTCGCTGCCGGCGAAGCTGGCCGACTGCCGCAGCGACGACGTGGACCGCAGCGAGCTGTTCATCGTCGAGGGGGACTCGGCGCTCGGCACGGCCAAGCTCGCCCGGAACTCCGAGTTCCAGGCGCTGCTGCCGATCCGCGGCAAGATCCTCAACGTCCAGAAGTCCTCGGTCTCGGACATGCTCAAGAACGCCGAGTGCGGCGCGATCATCCAGGTCATAGGAGCCGGCTCGGGCCGGACCTTCGATCTCGACGCCGCCCGCTACGGCAAGATCGTCCTGCTCGTCGACGCCGATGTCGACGGCGCGCACATCCGCTGCCTGCTGCTCACGCTCTTCCAGCGGTACATGCGCCCGATGGTCGAGGCGGGCCGGGTCTTCGCGGCCGTGCCGCCGCTGCACCGGATCGAGCTCGTCCAGCCGAAGAAGGGCCAGGACAAGTACGTCTACACGTACTCGGACAACGAGCTGCGTCAGACGCTGCTGGAGTACCAGCGCAAGAACATCCGCTACAAGGACGCCATCCAGCGCTACAAGGGTCTCGGCGAGATGGACGCCGATCAGCTCGCGGAGACCACCATGGACCCCCGGTTCCGCACGCTGCGCCGGATCAACATCGGGGACCTCGACTCGGCCGAGTCGGTCTTCGATCTGCTCATGGGCAACGAGGTGGCCCCGCGCAAGGAGTTCATCACCAGCTCCGCCGCGACCCTGGACCGCTCGCGCATCGACGCCTGA
- a CDS encoding citrate synthase, whose product MNAETDEAAGPRRINTREAARLLGVKPATVYAYVSRGQLGSRRDPVGRGSSFDAAEVEALARRSRREAAGPTGSHAGELSVRTSLTLIEPDRYYFRGVDAVELASRYRYEEVAEWLWTGSLKHGARFVAPPEPLAAARRAVAALPEHGGPLDRLRVAVAAAAVADPLRFDLSEEAVLGSARCLIPTLVGALPEQGAARWAGDTRLARLLWSRLTALDPDPDALSVLDLALGLLVDHDLAASTLAVRVAASARAHPYAAVSAGLGALEGPLHGAAGRLAHRMLVEVLERGGAAPVVSEYLRAGRRVPGLGHRLYRGEDPRATALFARLEALDQAGPALGAARDVASVMARHGGGLHANVDLALAVLTVSCAMPAEAGETVFAVARTAGWIAHALEEYQERPLRMRPSGHYEGPRPPRPMP is encoded by the coding sequence ATGAATGCCGAGACCGACGAGGCGGCCGGCCCGCGCCGGATCAACACCCGGGAAGCGGCGCGGCTGCTCGGAGTGAAGCCCGCGACCGTGTACGCGTACGTCAGCCGCGGCCAGCTCGGCAGTCGCCGCGACCCGGTCGGGCGCGGCAGCAGCTTCGACGCGGCCGAGGTGGAGGCGCTGGCCCGGCGGAGCCGGCGCGAGGCGGCGGGCCCCACCGGGAGCCATGCCGGCGAGCTGTCCGTTCGCACCTCGCTCACGCTCATCGAGCCCGACCGCTACTACTTCCGGGGCGTGGACGCCGTCGAGTTGGCCTCGCGGTACCGCTACGAGGAGGTGGCGGAGTGGCTGTGGACGGGGTCGCTGAAGCACGGCGCACGCTTCGTCGCTCCCCCGGAGCCGCTGGCCGCCGCCCGGCGGGCGGTGGCCGCCCTGCCCGAGCACGGCGGACCACTGGACCGGCTTCGGGTGGCTGTCGCCGCCGCCGCGGTGGCGGATCCCCTGCGGTTCGACCTGTCCGAGGAGGCCGTACTGGGCTCCGCGCGCTGTCTGATCCCGACGCTGGTCGGCGCCCTGCCCGAGCAGGGCGCCGCCCGGTGGGCCGGCGACACCCGGCTGGCCCGCCTGCTGTGGTCGCGGCTGACGGCGCTGGACCCCGACCCGGACGCGCTGTCCGTGCTGGACCTGGCCCTCGGTCTGCTGGTCGACCACGATCTGGCGGCCTCGACCCTGGCGGTACGGGTGGCCGCGTCGGCGCGGGCCCATCCGTACGCGGCGGTCTCGGCCGGACTCGGCGCGCTCGAAGGCCCGCTGCACGGCGCCGCCGGCCGGCTCGCCCACCGGATGCTGGTCGAGGTCCTGGAGCGGGGCGGGGCGGCTCCGGTCGTGTCGGAGTATCTGCGAGCGGGGCGCCGGGTGCCGGGACTGGGGCATCGGCTGTACCGCGGCGAGGATCCTCGTGCCACGGCCCTGTTCGCCCGGCTGGAGGCCCTGGACCAGGCCGGCCCGGCGCTGGGCGCGGCCCGCGACGTGGCCTCGGTGATGGCCCGGCACGGCGGCGGGCTGCACGCCAACGTGGACCTGGCCCTGGCGGTGCTGACCGTGTCCTGCGCGATGCCCGCCGAGGCCGGGGAGACGGTGTTCGCGGTGGCCCGGACGGCGGGGTGGATCGCGCACGCGCTGGAGGAGTACCAGGAACGGCCGCTGAGGATGCGGCCGAGCGGGCACTACGAGGGCCCCCGCCCGCCGCGGCCGATGCCGTGA